In one window of Methanomassiliicoccales archaeon DNA:
- a CDS encoding DUF4332 domain-containing protein, with protein sequence MKLSDIEGIGPAFEKKLTDAGITSIEMLLDKGAAAKGRKEIAEKSGIDAPMILEWVNRADLYRIKGVGSEYSDLLEAAGVDTVPELATRNPENLTKKLEEINAEKNIVRRTPSLSMVEDWVAQAKKLPKVVTH encoded by the coding sequence ATGAAATTATCCGATATTGAGGGAATAGGCCCCGCATTCGAAAAGAAATTGACAGACGCTGGAATCACGAGCATCGAGATGCTGCTTGATAAAGGGGCAGCGGCCAAGGGAAGGAAGGAGATCGCCGAGAAGTCGGGTATCGATGCACCCATGATACTGGAGTGGGTCAACCGAGCAGATCTCTACAGGATCAAGGGGGTAGGTTCCGAATACTCGGACCTCCTGGAAGCAGCCGGTGTCGACACCGTACCCGAATTGGCCACTCGCAACCCGGAGAATTTGACCAAGAAACTTGAGGAGATAAACGCTGAGAAGAACATCGTTCGCCGCACTCCTTCCCTTTCAATGGTCGAGGATTGGGTGGCTCAGGCGAAGAAGTTACCTAAAGTTGTCACACATTGA
- a CDS encoding flavodoxin family protein, with protein MKVELYHSSKYGNGAMVAEEFREMMGTKGHQVGIHHINEVKPQGLAQADLYVFISPTRLGKPIGGMRRFLKKVALPAGTKYALIATHGAPEPNKKTGKMPTPEEVEKYQRTIPLMDDVLKPKGMVKVADVKIYVTGLKGPLEEGWREDLEAFMDRIIHTSGH; from the coding sequence ATGAAAGTCGAGTTGTATCATTCCTCAAAATATGGCAACGGCGCCATGGTGGCAGAGGAGTTCAGGGAGATGATGGGTACGAAGGGACATCAGGTCGGCATCCATCACATAAATGAGGTGAAACCCCAAGGGCTTGCTCAAGCAGACCTTTATGTCTTCATATCCCCCACCCGCCTGGGAAAACCGATCGGGGGGATGCGTCGCTTCCTGAAGAAGGTGGCCCTCCCTGCGGGCACCAAGTACGCGCTGATCGCAACGCACGGTGCCCCGGAACCGAACAAGAAGACCGGAAAGATGCCCACCCCAGAAGAGGTGGAGAAATATCAGAGAACCATACCGCTTATGGACGATGTTCTAAAACCAAAGGGGATGGTCAAGGTGGCGGATGTGAAGATCTACGTCACTGGTTTGAAGGGACCTCTCGAAGAGGGGTGGAGAGAGGATTTGGAAGCATTCATGGACAGGATCATCCATACTTCTGGTCATTGA
- a CDS encoding flavodoxin family protein → MKVLGILGSPRTSGNTHALMTSVMKGCDSLGAETEIVELGDLEIKECDGCHACWKGRECPKGDDMLDLYETMKKSDAFVFGTPVYWYAPSGLMKMLIDRMVYFNCPENRISIRGKVATYVIPFEELDPATAEPVEDFFRRCFQYLELRLIEGVVVPGVNAKGEVSRKSDAMESAYQLGRSITSCGLRE, encoded by the coding sequence TTGAAGGTGCTTGGGATATTGGGCAGCCCGAGAACATCCGGGAACACGCATGCGCTCATGACGAGCGTGATGAAGGGCTGTGATTCGCTGGGGGCAGAGACCGAGATCGTCGAGCTGGGGGACCTGGAGATCAAGGAATGCGATGGATGCCATGCCTGTTGGAAGGGGCGCGAATGCCCGAAGGGCGACGACATGCTGGACCTCTACGAGACGATGAAGAAGAGCGACGCCTTCGTCTTCGGAACTCCGGTCTATTGGTACGCACCCTCGGGACTGATGAAGATGCTGATCGACAGGATGGTCTACTTCAACTGCCCAGAGAATCGGATCAGCATTCGAGGAAAGGTTGCCACGTATGTCATTCCATTCGAGGAGCTCGATCCTGCCACGGCTGAGCCTGTGGAGGATTTCTTCAGACGATGCTTCCAATATCTAGAGCTCCGCTTGATAGAGGGCGTGGTCGTCCCGGGTGTCAACGCCAAGGGGGAGGTGTCCAGAAAGAGCGATGCCATGGAATCGGCGTACCAACTTGGGAGGAGTATCACCTCTTGCGGCCTTAGAGAATGA
- a CDS encoding HdeD family acid-resistance protein — protein MTGCNGIDSEVRFMEQMDVKQIQAEWNKRKWWEKVVIGVVAIIFGIVAFAWPDMTLYTITMLFGAFALVIGIFAIVSGIAGKDLGNARTIFIIQGILGIIIGLIVMTWPGLSLLFVAYLIGFWAIMYGVFEIVAAAAAPPDAIPSGMSKGILALSGIISLIFGFIIVLFPGEGVLAILWIIAAFAIILGIVNVVIGFQDRKSPKAA, from the coding sequence TTGACTGGCTGCAATGGAATCGACTCTGAGGTAAGATTCATGGAACAGATGGATGTCAAGCAAATTCAAGCGGAATGGAACAAGCGCAAGTGGTGGGAAAAGGTGGTCATTGGAGTGGTCGCCATAATCTTCGGGATAGTGGCTTTCGCCTGGCCTGACATGACACTCTATACGATCACCATGTTGTTCGGTGCTTTTGCGCTGGTGATTGGAATATTCGCAATAGTTTCTGGTATAGCAGGGAAGGATCTGGGTAATGCAAGGACCATATTCATCATCCAGGGAATACTTGGAATCATAATCGGTCTGATAGTCATGACCTGGCCTGGGCTCTCACTATTGTTCGTTGCATACCTTATCGGTTTTTGGGCGATAATGTATGGTGTATTCGAGATCGTTGCCGCGGCAGCGGCACCTCCTGACGCCATCCCATCGGGGATGAGCAAAGGAATCCTTGCCTTATCTGGAATAATCTCTCTAATATTCGGTTTCATCATCGTCCTCTTCCCGGGGGAAGGCGTTCTTGCGATCCTTTGGATTATTGCGGCCTTCGCTATTATTCTCGGAATAGTCAATGTTGTAATCGGATTCCAAGATAGGAAGTCGCCAAAGGCCGCATAG
- a CDS encoding transcriptional regulator: MPGETEPIDVRVGVTDIDKTIHEPVRLMIMANLFVLESADFLFLMNRMGLTFGNLSSHMKKLEDAGYIEVVKEFVGRKPHTMLRLTNEGRHAFMEYRRRMGEFLGDLPD, translated from the coding sequence ATGCCTGGTGAGACAGAGCCGATCGATGTAAGGGTTGGCGTCACGGATATCGACAAGACCATACACGAGCCCGTTCGCCTCATGATCATGGCCAACCTCTTCGTCCTCGAGAGCGCCGATTTCCTATTCCTCATGAATAGGATGGGGCTCACTTTCGGCAACCTATCGTCGCACATGAAGAAGCTCGAGGATGCGGGGTACATCGAGGTCGTGAAGGAGTTCGTAGGGAGAAAACCCCACACCATGCTCCGCCTCACCAATGAGGGACGTCATGCTTTTATGGAGTACCGTAGGAGGATGGGCGAGTTCCTTGGTGATCTTCCGGATTAA
- a CDS encoding PLP-dependent aminotransferase family protein, whose amino-acid sequence MSVTPKSYIMELISICQDPEIISFASGLPDNALLPMESVAAAAQDLLSTEEGRSSLQYSITEGYPPLREFIADRYRRKHGLDVDPEKMIIVNGSQQCFDLVGKVMLDPGSSMAIEQPGYLGAVQSFSVFEPSFRPVDLKEDGPNPEMLERIIREHKPRLFYSVPNSQNPMGSTYSLEGRKAVVDIIGGGSTLVLEDDAYGELCFDSDPLPPLASLLPEQVVLTGSFSKIFSPGMRCGWMVGPPEVMEKVTIAKEATDLHSNFLSQRIIFQWLQDNDLDAHIEMINRNYKAKRDLMVRLLDELMPEGVSHTHPSGGLFVWMTLPEGSTMELFQKALKNNVAIMPGSPFYIAGGNDQGARLNFSTSSLERIEEGLNRLAQVTKEYLRDL is encoded by the coding sequence ATGTCCGTGACGCCCAAGTCATACATCATGGAGCTGATCAGCATCTGCCAGGACCCGGAGATAATCTCCTTCGCATCCGGCCTTCCCGACAACGCGCTCCTTCCAATGGAGAGCGTGGCCGCAGCGGCTCAGGATCTCCTCTCCACCGAGGAGGGCAGGTCTTCCCTGCAGTACAGCATCACTGAGGGCTACCCTCCACTACGAGAATTCATAGCCGATAGGTATCGCAGGAAGCACGGACTCGATGTCGACCCCGAGAAGATGATCATTGTGAACGGATCCCAGCAGTGCTTCGACCTGGTTGGGAAGGTCATGCTGGACCCTGGATCGTCGATGGCCATCGAACAGCCAGGATATCTCGGCGCGGTCCAGAGCTTCTCGGTCTTCGAACCCAGCTTCCGACCGGTAGACCTGAAGGAAGACGGTCCCAACCCGGAGATGCTGGAACGGATTATAAGGGAACACAAACCAAGACTTTTCTACTCCGTACCCAACTCACAGAATCCCATGGGCTCTACATACTCCTTGGAGGGCAGGAAGGCCGTTGTCGATATTATCGGGGGCGGAAGCACACTGGTCCTCGAGGACGACGCCTATGGTGAGCTGTGTTTCGACTCTGATCCATTGCCCCCTCTTGCTTCATTATTGCCGGAGCAGGTCGTCCTAACAGGTTCCTTCAGCAAGATATTCTCACCGGGGATGCGCTGCGGTTGGATGGTCGGTCCTCCCGAGGTAATGGAGAAGGTCACGATCGCCAAGGAGGCCACGGACCTTCACTCGAATTTCCTGTCTCAGAGGATAATCTTCCAGTGGCTGCAGGATAACGATCTTGACGCCCACATCGAGATGATCAACAGGAACTACAAGGCCAAGAGGGATCTCATGGTCCGCCTTTTAGACGAGCTGATGCCTGAGGGTGTGAGTCACACACATCCATCGGGAGGGTTGTTCGTGTGGATGACTCTTCCTGAGGGCTCCACGATGGAGCTGTTCCAAAAGGCACTGAAGAACAATGTGGCCATCATGCCTGGGTCGCCGTTCTACATCGCTGGTGGAAACGATCAGGGCGCGAGGCTCAACTTCTCGACGTCCAGTCTGGAAAGGATTGAGGAAGGTCTCAACCGACTCGCCCAAGTGACCAAGGAGTATCTGCGAGATCTATGA
- a CDS encoding divalent-cation tolerance protein CutA, with the protein MYSTVLVTAPDLDASRKISRRVIEERLAACANIFPIHSIYRWKGEAVEEEEHAILLKIRSEDFEALRNAVLEIHPYEVPCVVRYEISEGHQPYLDWIGESTQR; encoded by the coding sequence ATGTACTCGACCGTTCTGGTGACGGCTCCAGATCTTGACGCTTCCAGAAAGATCTCGAGACGGGTCATTGAGGAAAGGCTAGCGGCGTGCGCCAATATATTCCCCATCCACTCGATATACAGATGGAAGGGCGAAGCCGTGGAGGAGGAAGAGCACGCCATACTGCTGAAGATCAGGTCGGAGGACTTCGAGGCTCTGAGAAACGCTGTCCTCGAGATCCACCCCTACGAGGTTCCCTGCGTGGTGAGGTACGAGATATCGGAAGGGCACCAGCCGTACCTGGACTGGATAGGGGAATCGACCCAAAGATGA
- a CDS encoding 4-oxalocrotonate tautomerase, giving the protein MPIVTIEMWPIPDRWKADLMERITAAFTQLDIPADAVTIVIHETPKENWGTGGQQHSIIHKDTGPSNLS; this is encoded by the coding sequence ATGCCTATCGTAACGATCGAGATGTGGCCCATACCCGACAGATGGAAAGCCGATTTGATGGAGAGGATCACCGCAGCCTTCACCCAGTTAGACATCCCGGCTGACGCCGTGACCATCGTGATTCACGAGACGCCGAAGGAGAACTGGGGAACAGGAGGACAACAGCACTCCATCATACACAAGGATACCGGCCCCTCCAATCTGAGTTGA